One Archangium violaceum genomic window, GACCGCGACGGTGCCGCCACCGGAGTTGTTGATCACCCCTCGGGGAGTCCAGTTGGAGTTGACCTTGACCCAGGCATGGTCATTGCCTGGGAAGGACGAGCCCTGGAAGACGCCCTGGTCGACCAGGTTGTACCCCTTGGTGGGGGTGCCAACGGTGCCGCAGTGGCCCGCCGTGATGAATCCACCGACGACGGAGAAGCCGATCAAGCAGCGTCCGCCATTCGGCGTAAAGAAGGGATCCGCCCCCCGCACGTCGTAAAAGGGGCGAGGCGCGTCCTCTGAAGGCACGACCTTGATCGCGCCGTCCTTGTCCCCAGCCAGAGCGATGAAAGGGTCTATCCGCTGTTTCGCCATGCCAGAGCTCTCGGCAAGCACCACGACGCTGTTGGTGGTGACGTCGATATACCAGGCATGGATGGACTTGCTGGCGCTCCGCGCATTGCGGTCCAGCGCCGCCTTCACCTGCTCCAGTTGTTCCAGGCTCCGGGAGACCCGCTGGGGTTCGGCCCCGGCGCTGCGCACGAGGTCGGCGTCGGCTTCATGGGTGACGCCGACGATGAGCTGGGTGCCGTCCTCGTTCAGCCAGGCGCCGCCAAAGCGGTTGCCCAGCTCGGCCTTCAGCGTGCTCTCGATGTGTGGGGCCGCCGCCTCGAATGCCAGCCGGCGCTGGACCTGCGCTTCCGTGAGGCCGAAGTCGTGCTGCATCTGTGAAATGAGCTCCGGCGAGGCGGAAGCCGCCTTGGGAGCCGCCAATCCCTGGGTCGTAGCCAGTCCGGCAAGCACTGCGGTCACGGTGGAGAGCGTGTGAAGCTTTCGAGGCATGGATGGTTTCCTTCCTTTAGAGGGGGGGCACCGAACTCCGCCATGACGATACGATAGCTTCCCGGAAGCATGTGTAACTCAGGAGATCCGATATGGACTGTGTGGCCCACGAGCGGACGGTCCGCTATCTGAGGCACTCGCAGCCTCATCGCGCACATCTTGATGTGAAGTGAGCTGAGCCTGCCCCGATGAGTTCGTGGACACACCTGATAGGTCGGCTACACCAGAGGTAGGGACGTATCATGCCGCCGATGGTCAGTGTGCTGGGAGCCCCCGCCGCTGGCAAGTGGTGGACACCCCGCTCCCGGGTGGACAACACCGCTCAAAACCGGAACGACTGACCGCACGTCGAGCCGGCGGCGGCCTTCGCGGCGGCGGTCCTGTCGCGAAGGTCGTCGTCGGCGTCTGGGATTACGCAGGTCCCGTCGCGCTCCGGACAACGGAGGCTGGAAGCCAGGCGCCGTGCCTGCCTGATTCGCCGCGGTCCAGCCACCACTCGGCGATGAGCAGCGGAATCACCCATCCCAGCCAGGTGGACAGGCCCGCGATGGTCCAGGTGAGCATTTTCTCGCTGCCCTCGAAGGTCGTGTCCAACTGCGGCGAAAGGATGAGGAAGCCGATCACCCCCCAGAGCCGGTTGGTGATGATCGATGCGGTGAGCGCGAAGCTGCGGATCATCCACCGGCGGTGCTCGACATACTGGCGCCGCCGCGCCATGCGGTAACCGGTGACAGTGAAGAGCAGCCAGAGCGAAGCCATCAGAACGCTACTCACCCGGGCCAGTGGGCCGAAGGGACTGAACGCGCCGATGAGCAGGCCGGTGATTCCGGCGGGGAGCACCCCTCCCAGGACGTACACCCGACCAATGAGCCGGTGGGCAACCGGGTAACGCTGGCGGAACCAGGGCCACACCTGAGGACTGGTGGTCAGCAACGCCACCGAGGCGAAGACCACGTGCGCGACCAAGAGCGGGTAGTGCGCCGCGAAGTTGTCCGGCTGCGGTACCC contains:
- a CDS encoding S1 family peptidase; protein product: MQHDFGLTEAQVQRRLAFEAAAPHIESTLKAELGNRFGGAWLNEDGTQLIVGVTHEADADLVRSAGAEPQRVSRSLEQLEQVKAALDRNARSASKSIHAWYIDVTTNSVVVLAESSGMAKQRIDPFIALAGDKDGAIKVVPSEDAPRPFYDVRGADPFFTPNGGRCLIGFSVVGGFITAGHCGTVGTPTKGYNLVDQGVFQGSSFPGNDHAWVKVNSNWTPRGVINNSGGGTVAVTGSTVAPVGASVCRPSPSTGWRCGTIQSLNATIHYAEGVVTGLTRTNVCAGIGDSGGPWLSGTQAQGVTSGGSGNCTSGGTTYFQPVKEILNAYGLTLVVGG
- a CDS encoding DUF2306 domain-containing protein — protein: MTTKTETTDARKPPAQRTAPADWPPGRPRWWQRPWIAPLASISLLFVAFSLPPYLSLNPERSRVPQPDNFAAHYPLLVAHVVFASVALLTTSPQVWPWFRQRYPVAHRLIGRVYVLGGVLPAGITGLLIGAFSPFGPLARVSSVLMASLWLLFTVTGYRMARRRQYVEHRRWMIRSFALTASIITNRLWGVIGFLILSPQLDTTFEGSEKMLTWTIAGLSTWLGWVIPLLIAEWWLDRGESGRHGAWLPASVVRSATGPA